The Nostoc sp. 'Peltigera membranacea cyanobiont' N6 genome contains the following window.
AACACTACTTTCCAAGGAGCATTACTAAGACTTAATTCTTTTTCTAACCAAGATAGTTGGTTTTTCCAATCAGCATTCCCGTTAGTATCTAAAGCGAAAAATTGTATTTGATTATGTTTAAATGTATAGTAACGCCCCTTCATGTTAAAGCCAGCATACTTGACTTGTAGATCGCCGTTGGCGGTACGAATATCGTGATTACCTAAACAAGCCTGAAATTTCACACCTTGCTTCAGCAAAGGTTGATAAGGACGCTCAAAAACTTCGCCAATTTTTTCAATTTCGCCGTTATTGTAAATGTTATCTCCAGCTAAAACGACTAAATCATAAGGATTTTGTTTGTGATATGCATTCATCGCTCTAGCCACGGCATACTGTCCCTTAGCTCCAGTCCCTGTATCCGCTACAGACACAAAACGTAATAATAAGTCTTTTTTGGCTGGGTTGGCGGCTATAGCTGTTGTTGAATCACTAATATCAGCACTTTGATGATTTTGATGAGCAAACATCCAGCTTAAAAAGCCTGTACCAATGGCGCTGACACTACTTAAAAATAAAAATTGACGGCGTTTGAGTTTCATAAGTCACCAAATTTAATAAATAGTCAGTTTAGCGGAAACAATGAGCAATGAAGTGATACATTAAGGCAAAAGAAGGCAGCACCAGTAATAATGTACGTTGTTTGTCTTTGATTCGCTGCTTTTGGTGAAAGTTCCATGTCACAAGACAATCAGTCAAAACCGACGGATGAGCCAGTAACTCAACCTCCCCAAAAACCTTACCAGAGAGTTCAGCCAATTTGGAAGGCTAAAATTATCCAACTTCTCCGAGGGACGATTGGGGTTTTAGAAACAACAGTGGACAAACTGGAGACAGCACCCCCACCGGGTACTGAGGAAACACCCAGTTTTTTGCAGCAGCTTCAGTTGCGATGGGGTGGACTTTTAAGGACAATCCGCTTGTTTTTACCATCAAATTTGTCAACAAAGTTATCAGATA
Protein-coding sequences here:
- a CDS encoding metallophosphoesterase family protein; protein product: MKLKRRQFLFLSSVSAIGTGFLSWMFAHQNHQSADISDSTTAIAANPAKKDLLLRFVSVADTGTGAKGQYAVARAMNAYHKQNPYDLVVLAGDNIYNNGEIEKIGEVFERPYQPLLKQGVKFQACLGNHDIRTANGDLQVKYAGFNMKGRYYTFKHNQIQFFALDTNGNADWKNQLSWLEKELSLSNAPWKVVFGHHPIYSSGQYGNNPDFIKTFTPLFKKYGVQLYINGHEHNYERTRAIDGTTYLICGAGAGNRPVGRSEWTGYSTSDLSFASYEVYKDRIEISAIATDNRIFDKGIIQLKSA